One genomic region from Salvelinus fontinalis isolate EN_2023a chromosome 18, ASM2944872v1, whole genome shotgun sequence encodes:
- the wnt4 gene encoding protein Wnt-4a → MTAEYVLRSLLMLFLALLSANASNWLYLAKLSSVGSISDEETCERLRGLIHKQVQICKRSVEVMDAVRHGAQLAIDECQFQFRNRRWNCSTLETMPVFGKIVTQGTREAAFVYAISAASVAFAVTRACSSGELEKCGCDHNVHGVSPEGFQWSGCSDNIAYGVAFSQSFVDVRERSKGQSPSRALMNLHNNEAGRKAILSHMRVECKCHGVSGSCEVKTCWKAIPPFRKVGNAIKEKFDGATEVEQRKVGTTKVLVPRNSQFKPHTDEDLVYLDPSPDFCDHDPRTPGMLGTAGRQCNRTSKAIDGCELMCCGRGFQTEEVEVVDRCSCKFHWCCYVKCKQCRKMVEMHTCR, encoded by the exons GTACCTGGCTAAACTGTCGTCGGTGGGCAGTATCAGTGATGAGGAGACGTGTGAACGTCTGCGAGGACTCATCCATAAACAG GTGCAGATCTGTAAGCGCAGTGTGGAGGTGATGGATGCTGTTCGGCACGGGGCTCAGCTAGCCATAGACGAGTGCCAGTTTCAGTTCCGGAACCGCCGATGGAACTGCTCCACACTGGAAACCATGCCTGTCTTTGGCAAGATTGTCACACAGG GCACTCGGGAGGCAGCCTTTGTTTATGCCATCTCAGCAGCCAGTGTGGCGTTCGCTGTGACCCGGGCCTGCAGCAGCGGAGAGCTGGAGAAATGTGGCTGCGACCACAACGTCCACGGAGTCAGTCcagaag ggtTCCAGTGGTCAGGCTGTAGTGATAACATTGCTTATGGAGTGGCCTTCTCTCAATCCTTTGTTGATGTGAGGGAGAGGAGTAAAGGACAGTCCCCCAGCAGAGCACTCATGAACCTACACAACAATGAGGCCGGGAGGAAG GCCATTCTGAGCCACATGCGTGTGGAGTGTAAGTGTCATGGCGTGTCAGGGTCCTGTGAGGTGAAGACCTGCTGGAAGGCCATACCCCCATTCCGCAAGGTGGGCAACGCCATCAAGGAGAAATTCGACGGCGCCACAGAGGTGGAGCAGCGCAAGGTGGGCACCACCAAGGTCCTGGTGCCACGGAACTCCCAGTTCAAACCTCACACAGACGAAGACCTGGTCTACCTTGACCCCAGTCCCGACTTCTGTGACCACGACCCGCGCACACCAGGCATGCTGGGTACAGCGGGGCGGCAGTGTAACCGGACATCAAAGGCCATCGATGGCTGTGAGCTGATGTGCTGCGGCCGGGGCTTCCagacagaggaggtggaggtggtggacaggtgcagctgtaagttccactGGTGCTGCTATGTCAAGTGCAAACAGTGCCGCAAGATGGTGGAGATGCACACCTGCCGGTGA